A genome region from Nocardioides cynanchi includes the following:
- a CDS encoding DoxX family membrane protein, translating to MTAIRLIARPMLASVFFVGALNALKNAPKLGPKASRVTEKVVPLAQRVAPGAPIPTDPVTIVRLNAGVQIAAAAALATGRLPRVSSTVLAASLLPTTVAGHAFWNETDPATKATQRLNFFKGISLVGGLLIAGVDTEGKPGVAWRAKRAAKDVRREAGQLARNARTEARLAKAQLT from the coding sequence GTGACCGCCATCAGACTGATCGCCCGCCCGATGCTCGCCTCCGTGTTCTTCGTCGGCGCGCTGAACGCCTTGAAGAACGCGCCCAAGCTCGGCCCCAAGGCGTCCCGGGTGACCGAGAAGGTCGTGCCACTCGCCCAGCGGGTGGCACCGGGCGCCCCGATCCCGACGGACCCGGTGACGATCGTCCGGCTCAACGCCGGCGTGCAGATCGCCGCCGCAGCGGCGCTCGCGACCGGCCGGCTGCCTCGCGTCTCGTCCACGGTGCTCGCCGCCTCGCTGCTGCCGACGACCGTGGCCGGTCACGCGTTCTGGAACGAGACCGACCCGGCGACCAAGGCCACCCAGCGGCTGAACTTCTTCAAGGGGATCTCGCTGGTCGGCGGGCTCCTGATCGCCGGGGTCGACACCGAGGGCAAGCCGGGCGTGGCCTGGCGGGCCAAGCGCGCCGCCAAGGACGTTCGCCGCGAGGCCGGCCAGCTGGCCCGCAACGCGCGCACCGAGGCCCGGCTGGCCAAGGCGCAGCTGACCTGA
- the aroA gene encoding 3-phosphoshikimate 1-carboxyvinyltransferase, which yields MTNAVTAEPPRAGAWAAPYARTPVHAELSLPGSKSLTNRALVLASLASGPSVVRRALRSRDTSLMAGALAALGADIDTSGDDWTVTPAAFVGDARVDCGLAGTVTRFVPPIAGLARGEVAFDGDPHMRNRPVGEVLSALRALGVRIDGDRLPFVVHGSGAVPGGQVVLDASGSSQFVSALLLAGARFDRGVDVLHDGKPVPSQPHIEMTVAILRSHGVEVDDAEPDRWRVAPGPIAPVDLTIEPDLSNAAPFLALAAVTGGSVTVRDWPKATTQAGDALRDLLARMGCTVDLTDRGLTVTGPGTISGLDADLHDVGELTPVVAALCALADGPSYLRGIGHIRGHETDRLAALATELTALGADVVEHADGLELRPGRLHAGLFHAYADHRMAHAGAVLGAAVEGVLVDDVDATSKTFPDFPRVWASALGVS from the coding sequence GTGACGAACGCGGTGACGGCCGAGCCCCCCCGGGCAGGTGCCTGGGCGGCTCCGTACGCCCGCACGCCGGTGCACGCCGAGCTCTCGCTGCCGGGCAGCAAGTCGCTGACCAACCGGGCCCTGGTGCTGGCCAGCCTGGCGTCCGGCCCCAGCGTCGTACGCCGAGCCCTGCGCTCGCGCGACACCTCCCTGATGGCCGGGGCGCTGGCGGCGCTCGGGGCCGACATCGACACCTCGGGCGACGACTGGACGGTGACCCCCGCGGCCTTCGTCGGGGACGCCCGCGTCGACTGCGGCCTGGCCGGGACGGTGACCCGCTTCGTCCCCCCCATCGCGGGGCTGGCCCGCGGCGAGGTCGCCTTCGACGGCGATCCCCACATGCGCAACCGTCCGGTCGGGGAGGTGCTGAGCGCGCTGCGAGCCCTCGGGGTGAGGATCGACGGTGACCGGCTGCCGTTCGTGGTGCACGGCTCCGGTGCCGTGCCGGGCGGGCAGGTGGTGCTCGACGCCTCCGGCTCCAGCCAGTTCGTCTCCGCGCTGCTGCTCGCCGGGGCCCGCTTCGACCGGGGCGTGGACGTGCTCCACGACGGCAAGCCGGTGCCCTCCCAGCCGCACATCGAGATGACCGTGGCGATACTGCGCAGCCACGGGGTCGAGGTCGACGACGCCGAGCCGGACCGCTGGCGGGTGGCCCCCGGCCCGATCGCGCCGGTCGACCTCACGATCGAGCCGGACCTCTCCAACGCCGCGCCGTTCCTGGCCCTGGCCGCGGTCACCGGCGGGTCGGTGACCGTGCGCGACTGGCCCAAGGCGACCACCCAGGCCGGCGACGCCCTGCGCGACCTGCTCGCCCGGATGGGCTGCACCGTCGACCTGACCGACCGGGGCTTGACGGTCACCGGGCCGGGCACGATCTCCGGGCTGGACGCCGACCTGCACGACGTCGGCGAGCTCACCCCCGTCGTCGCCGCCCTGTGCGCCCTGGCCGACGGCCCGTCGTACCTGCGCGGGATCGGCCACATCCGCGGCCACGAGACCGACCGCCTCGCTGCTCTGGCCACCGAGCTGACCGCCCTCGGCGCCGACGTCGTCGAGCACGCCGACGGGCTGGAGCTGCGGCCCGGCCGACTTCACGCCGGGCTCTTCCACGCCTACGCCGACCATCGGATGGCGCACGCCGGGGCGGTCCTGGGCGCGGCCGTCGAGGGAGTGCTGGTGGACGACGTCGACGCCACCTCCAAGACGTTCCCGGACTTCCCGCGGGTGTGGGCCTCCGCGCTGGGTGTGTCGTGA